The Mastomys coucha isolate ucsf_1 unplaced genomic scaffold, UCSF_Mcou_1 pScaffold11, whole genome shotgun sequence genome includes a window with the following:
- the Tsta3 gene encoding GDP-L-fucose synthase: MGEPHGSMRILVTGGSGLVGRAIQKVVEDGAGLPGEEWVFVSSRDADLTDAAQTQALFQKVQPTHVIHLAAMVGGLFRNIKYNLDFWRKNVHINDNVLHSAFEVGTRKVVSCLSTCIFPDKTTYPIDETMIHNGPPHSSNFGYSYAKRMIDVQNRAYFQQHGCTFTAVIPTNVFGPYDNFNIEDGHVLPGLIHKVHLAKSSGSALTVWGTGKPRRQFIYSLDLARLFIWVLREYNEVEPIILSVGEEDEVSIKEAAEAVVEAMDFGGEVTFDSTKSDGQYKKTASNGKLRSYLPDFRFTPFKQAVKETCAWFTDNYEQARK, from the exons ATGGGTGAACCCCACGGATCCATGAGGATCCTAGTGACCGGCGGCTCTGGACTGGTGGGCAGGGCCATCCAGAAAGTGGTCGAAGATGGGGCCGGCTTGCCTGGAGAGGAATGGGTGTTTGTCTCTTCCAGAGATGCAGATCTGAC GGATGCAGCACAAACCCAAGCTCTGTTCCAGAAGGTACAGCCCACCCACGTCATCCATCTTGCTGCAATGGTAGGCGGCCTTTTCCGGAATATCAAATACAACTTGGATTTCTGG AGGAAGAACGTGCACATCAATGACAACGTCCTGCATTCAGCCTTCGAGGTGGGCACTCGCAAGGTGGTCTCCTGCCTCTCCACCTGCATCTTCCCTGACAAGACCACCTATCCTATTGATGAGACAATG atcCACAACGGGCCGCCTCACAGCAGCAATTTTGGGTACTCGTATGCCAAGAGGATGATTGACGTGCAGAACAG GGCCTACTTCCAGCAGCATGGCTGCACCTTCACTGCCGTCATCCCTACCAATGTCTTTGGGCCTTATGACAACTTCAACATCGAAGATGGCCACGTGCTGCCCGGCCTCATCCATAAGGTGCACCTGGCCAAGA GTAGTGGTTCAGCCTTGACGGTGTGGGGTACAGGGAAGCCGAGGAGGCAGTTCATATACTCACTG GACCTAGCCCGGCTCTTCATCTGGGTCCTGCGGGAGTACAATGAGGTGGAGCCCATCATCCTCTCAG TGGGCGAGGAAGATGAAGTGTCCATCAAGGAGGCAGCTGAGGCTGTGGTGGAGGCCATGGACTTCGGTGGGGAAGTCACT TTTGATTCAACAAAGTCAGATGGGCAGTATAAGAAGACAGCCAGCAATGGCAAGTTGCGGTCCTACTTGCCTGACTTCCGTTTCACACCCTTCAAGCAGG CTGTGAAGGAAACCTGTGCTTGGTTCACCGACAACTACGAGCAGGCCCGGAAGTAA